From Micromonospora echinospora, one genomic window encodes:
- a CDS encoding DUF397 domain-containing protein → MPDLEGAHWRKSSRSNAGNCVEIATNLPSVVGTRDSKDPTGPTLTFSLAGWAAFLQEVKSGNFVPES, encoded by the coding sequence ATGCCTGACCTGGAAGGCGCGCACTGGCGCAAATCAAGCCGTAGCAACGCCGGCAACTGCGTGGAGATCGCAACCAACCTGCCAAGCGTCGTAGGAACCCGCGACAGCAAGGACCCAACTGGCCCAACCTTGACTTTTTCACTGGCTGGCTGGGCAGCCTTCTTACAGGAAGTCAAGAGCGGAAATTTCGTGCCGGAATCCTGA
- a CDS encoding helix-turn-helix domain-containing protein: MSQTVTGSTLLRRQIGRKFESLRKSAGLTMEQAAERLDRARATLHRIESGAESVRFRKADVEQMLRLYDAPPEECEILLAMAAATRENKNWWHDYIGSGLPRWFQLYVGLEASASSIRQYEAELVPGLLQTRAYAEQVFRTPGGSVDHEERTEHRLALDARAERQRLLTRFAPPQLDVMISEAVLRRAAGSGQIMSEQIRQMIKAAELPNVTIRVVPFSAGLHAGAMSGSFSILDFPRDATGDPLEPTVTYHETATGAVYLDKPHETTVYNAIWTELAGCALDEAASRTVLEQIEKEYTHA, from the coding sequence ATGTCACAGACGGTCACCGGATCGACTCTCCTGCGTCGGCAGATCGGCCGAAAGTTCGAGTCACTGCGCAAGTCGGCCGGACTGACGATGGAGCAGGCCGCCGAACGCCTGGACCGGGCGCGGGCAACCCTGCACCGGATTGAGAGCGGCGCGGAGAGCGTTCGGTTCCGCAAGGCGGACGTGGAGCAGATGCTCAGGCTCTACGACGCCCCACCGGAAGAGTGCGAGATCCTACTCGCGATGGCCGCCGCTACCAGGGAAAACAAGAACTGGTGGCACGACTACATCGGTTCTGGCCTGCCGCGCTGGTTCCAGCTCTACGTCGGGCTGGAGGCGTCCGCTTCCTCGATCCGTCAGTACGAGGCCGAGTTAGTCCCCGGCCTACTCCAGACCCGCGCTTACGCCGAACAGGTGTTTCGCACTCCGGGCGGCTCGGTCGACCACGAAGAGCGGACAGAACACCGACTGGCGCTGGATGCCCGAGCCGAACGGCAACGGCTTCTCACCCGGTTCGCCCCTCCACAGCTTGATGTGATGATCAGCGAAGCGGTACTACGGAGAGCAGCCGGCAGCGGCCAGATCATGAGCGAGCAGATCCGCCAGATGATCAAGGCAGCGGAACTACCGAACGTGACCATCCGAGTCGTGCCTTTTTCCGCCGGCCTGCATGCGGGAGCCATGTCCGGGTCGTTCTCGATCTTGGACTTTCCTCGTGACGCCACCGGCGATCCGCTGGAACCGACTGTGACCTACCACGAAACGGCTACCGGAGCCGTCTACCTCGACAAACCGCATGAAACAACCGTTTACAACGCCATCTGGACCGAACTGGCTGGCTGCGCCTTGGACGAGGCAGCATCCAGGACAGTGCTTGAGCAAATCGAGAAGGAGTACACCCATGCCTGA